In Magnolia sinica isolate HGM2019 chromosome 16, MsV1, whole genome shotgun sequence, the genomic window TTATATGGTattgcccacctgagttctgtatacggttgACTGTTGAGATAACCCATAagctaaaggagacccatcaaattcacTGTACTGATGttaaacacacatcacggtggggcccacacagcttgaccttatgcgaagttcccatgaggtcgacctcatagtaccattttcctttaataataataataataatagaaaaatgAAACTTGGGTGATTTTCTTtgagttttcttgattttttaaaattaattaattgttGTATCCCATCCACCATATTAATGGAAGTGGATTACGTGGTGTGATATCGACCTtcatggtgtgttgatgtcaccaagttttgtggggcccaccatgaagatgcgTGTATtatatccaatctattcatttaTTTGGTGTGATtgtttttagggcatgatcataCAAAAAATATGCAGATCCAAAgtgcaaatggaccacaccacaccacagtaagcagtgggattgaacggtCACCGTTGAAAACATGTAGGGActgcggaagttttggatcaacctggtatttgtgttttggtGGGGTcgagttgagctttggatctgagtCATTTTTGGGGCAGTGCTGTAAAATGTTCTCGcccaatgaatggacagtgtggatataacacatacatcatagtagggccacACTGTAGTACCCTTCTTAATTttgatttttaaccgttcaaaataattttaaattaattctaataatataaattaaaaattCATTAGAAGCTTGATTAACAACCCAAATGGGATTGATTGGCTAGGATTTCCACTATGAACGGTTAAGATGAAGAGGGCCTATGGATATGGACACAATTCAAAAACTAACCTTATTTGATTGCAAAATTATCatattaccaaaatacccctcttGATGTGGTGCAGGTTACATTGCAAGACTTGGAAGATACGTATCAACCTCCATTTAAGAGCTGTGTTATGGAGGGACACGTCAGCAGTGTGATGTGCTCTTACAACCGTATCAACGGCATCCCGGCCTGTGCTGATATGGACCTGCTTAAAGGGGTAGTGAGAGGGCAATGGGGTCTTGATGGgtttgtttcctttccaattttTCACTTAATTTTGATTAAAATGgaagatctgggccgttcatcatgttggccccactgtCAGTCGATTCATCGCATGTGCTCTCGCATCTATgaataaatggacggttggagATGGTAATCAGTGGACCACTTCGAGATACATTCGCCCATTTAATTGTAATCAGGCATGGGCGCACGCATCTATGAATAAAGGTATATTCCACcgtcatggatgggccatgatgCATGGAACAATGAAGATGAGATGTCAACCATTGATTTGTATATGGGGCCACGATGGCCACCCTAAGAATGACAATTTATACTAACcagataatccaaaccgtccatataggTCCTGTCAGGGATGTCAACCATTGAGAGAAGATTAGATTAGATACGATGGACGGACCGGATAGATGTTGTGAATGATTTCAGTAAATACAAATTTGAGGATTTATTTGtcagttttcctttctttctctatttttttaattatataaaattcctgatttgtttttttttttttttgtaaatcagaTATATCGTATCGGATTGTGACTCTATAGACGTATTCTTCAATGCGATCAATTATACGGCAACACCCGAGGATGCCGTCGCTGTTGCATTGAAAGCAGGTTAGTTACTGATAAattgacggttctgatcatcagatcatcccatcatgtgggccctaacagGGTGACGGATGCCAGTAATCCTGAGTCGCGACATAGGCCAAACTAATTCACCAGTTGGTGCTGAGGCCATTGTGTTAAGACTAATACGAATCTGATGCTATatatccgagtcgactcggactgGTCAGACCCGATCTAGTTCAACACCATAGGTCAAGTGTCAACCTCGGCTCAGGCAAGTTGTATGCAAGTGTCTGACATACAACCTTgcacaaaaggtgggccccacacaccatgAAAATCACCTGGACTGAAAATGGAGCCAATCTACTCATTTACATTAGGCCATATCATCGGCCGTTTGTTGATGTGGACGGCCTGGATTCTATTTGTGGCAGGGCCCACCTTTAGCACGGCTAGGATATCCACACGCTTGGAAGCAAAGATCGAGTAGCCTGCATAGTGTCGCATGTTTAGAACATTCAAAATCGtggaaaggtgggcccacagtggaGAATGCAGTCACTAGGCAGGCCCCACATGTACGTGACCACATCGGGCTAAATCCCAATCACTGGATCATACACCAGATGTGCtttgtggtggggcctaccttcttTTCACGGCTGGGATATTCCACAAGACCACGCCCTTGGCAGCAAAGCCCGGTAGGCCCGGCCCTGTCCAAAGCGAGCCAGGCTAAAATAAATGTACCTAAGCCCTGTCCAAAGCGGGCTAGGCTCGGCCCATTTCTACCCCTACTACTAACTAACGCGGGGTGGTGCACGTTAAGATAATTGGTTATTTGGCCGCCAATTTAGAGCTGTACGCGAGTTGAGTTAGCTCGaccagctcgctcgactcaactcggaaaaGTTCGACACAGCCTCAGCTTGAAGTTGGATTCGGACCGAatcaagctggtttttggagttggaaaaaattttgagctagtttgcttgagctcgactcgactcggatcgaatcagcttggtgacttggttatttgatattgatattgctcattgagtgtttgatggaatgactcaatgaagtgttgttttcaGTGTGTCCATTCTCCACGAGATTAGCTGGTGTCGAGGAAGGAGTGGATACGAAATaaatcacattaaaaaaaaaaaaagcttacaTTATAAGACTGCCCTCgtatcttgattttaatgttactcatcaagtgtttaataaaatacatgtaaagtgttgttactgtttttcatctcatgaaaaattgaagatgcCTTTTGCGattgagaaaatgttgcacatgcacgaactcggctcaaattggcccgatcgagctgctgaccgaaccaagccgagctggccagctcgacttggttcgactcgtgtacagctctctGGCCATGTGATAATGGTACGTGGTAACTTACGCAGGGTGGCACAGGTTAAGATAATTCATGACTTGACCATATGATAATGGTACGTGCTAACTTACGCAGGTCTGGACATGAACTGTGGAACCTATCTTGGAAAATACACAGAAAATGCCGTTAAGTTAGGCAAGGTGGATGAGTCAGTGGTGGACCAGGCCTTGATCAACAACTACATTGTCCTCATGCGGCTAGGATTCTTCGATGGGGACCCCACCCAACTCCCATACGGTAAGCTGGGCCCCACCGACGTGTGCACCGAGGACCATCAACGGCTGTCGCTCGACGCAGCACTGCAGGGCATAGTCCTACTAGAAAACGATGGGACCCTACCATGGTCCACCAAAGACATAAAATCCATAGCAGTGATCGGTCCCAATGCAAATGCCACCCAAGTTATGATCAGCAACTACGCTGGGGTCCCATGCAAGTATACCAGCCCATTCCAAGGGCTACTAACGTACTCCCCAGGTGCAACTTATCAACCTGGGTGTTCTAACGTGCGCTGTAGTGATGGGAGTCTTATTGATGCAGCGACAAATGCAGCAGCAGCGGCTGATGCTGTAGTGTTAGTGGTGGGCCTTGATCAGTCAGTAGAAGCTGAAGGGTTGGATAGAGTTAATTTGACATTGCCAGGATTGCAGGAGAAGCTTGTGATGGATGTGGCGAGGGCTGCAGGTGGGCCAGTGGTGTTAGTGATCATGTCAGCAGGGCCCATCGACGTGTCGTTTGCTTTGAATGAGAGTAAGATTGGTGGGGTCCTTTGGGTGGGGTACCCTGGCCAGTTAGGAGGAGAGGCTATAGCCCAAGTCATTTTTGGAGACTACAAtccaggttctctctctctctctctctctctctctctctctctctccccaataGGGGTCGGGTTCGGGCCTAGCTCGACCTGTTTACTAAATGGGCCGAGAATTCCTGACTGTTGACCAGTTTCAATGTGGACCAACCCGGCCTAGTTAAAATTCATCAAGGGCAAGCTCAACCTGACTCCTCCAATCGTAACCAGGTCAGGCTCGACTGACCCGACCTTACCCGGCACAACCACACTTGTGTATTAGTGGATACATACGAAGTACTGATTAGGTTGGGCGAGTTGGGTCCGTCAGTAGCCCTGGGCATTGATTATGTGGGGGTAGGGTAGGGTTCCACCGGCACCATAACCTGGCTTAGTTATCCGTTCTAAACCTATGTtttgtggagcctaccttgatgtctGTATTTAGAGCTGGGGAAGGGACAACTCGACTTGTCAACTAATTCAGATCCGACTCaatccgaaccgaatgggtgagtcaatCCAAAACCGAATAGGCTTCGCCCAAACTGAGTCGAGTccaagttacctagtaactcaacccaaaactcaactcaactcggattcgagtatatataaaataaaaaatcctaatttctaagtatttttAACCATACCCACCACACCCAACCTCGACCCCAACCAAATCCTagactctctccctccctcatcctcctctttttcCAAGCCAGGcagccacctctctctctctctctctctctctctctctctctctctctctatttagtgccaactcaacccaactcggtgCTTTTGACCAGGTCAGACTCGGATCAGGTTAGGCATGCTGGGCTAGGtactgagttgggtcgagttcaggttaggcctatttcaaaaccggatcgagtcgggtcagccctaattCGATCAGACTCAACTCGATTCCCAGCTCTATCTCTATTCTATCCACTCCATTTTGAATACTCATTTTGGAACATGAGCCCAAATATAAGATACATCCAAAAtgcgagtgggccacactacaggaaacaatattGAAATCCCCACCATGTAATCTTCTTGGCTCagctgtgatgtttatgtgccatctaaccgttcataaggtgatttcACCGGGATAaaggataaaacacaaatatcagcaagaAGCTTTCAATAATGTGAAACCTGGCACATTATTTTGACTACTCATTACCAGCCTTGCAGTCTCAATCTGAAGTGCACTTGTGGCTAATGTGCCAACCTGCACCAcatttaggtgggacccaccaactaaATTCCCCAGCCAAAGAACTCGGGCTGAGTGGCTTCGATCCAGCACAGGCCTGCCAAGTTGGCATGTGTGAGCTGCAAGTGCACCTTGGACATATGTTTGATTCGGGTActaatgaacggttcggatcatcaggTGGAAGGACCCCGGTCACATGGCACCTACAACAGTTCGTAGACACGGTGCCCATGACAGACATGAACATGAGGCCCAACACCTCTACAAGCTTCCCTGGCAGAACCTACAGATTCTACAATGGCCCATCCATCTACGGTTTCGGACATGGCCTCAGCTACACCACATTTTCCAAGTTCATCATATCAGCCCCTTCAACCATATTCATCAATCTCAAGCCGTCCGTTACCTGGGCCCCACGtaacatccacgccgtccactgggCCGCAGCTGCACGTGTGATCAATGTGTCCGACGTGGATTGTGATGGTCTGGAGTTCGACGTGACAATCGGCGTGAAGAACAACGGCGATCGGAATGGGACCCATGTCGTTCTGCTCTTTTGGAAGCCACCCACTTCTAGTGATGTAAGTGGGCCACCTAAGCAACAGCTGATCGGGTTTGATCGGGTCCAGGTGGGCACAAATGAGGTTGCGGGTATGCAATTTACGGTGGACGTGTGCAGGGACATGAATGTTGTAGATGGAGATGGGAAGAGGAAGCTGATACTGGGACACCATACattagtggtggggtccaccagcgAACGGCCAGTGAAGCATATGATCAATGTTAGGATGTTTGAAGAAGAGAAAGCACTGTCGTCTGTGTAGGGATTGGTTGGAAATTATAACCGTTTATATCATACTACTAGAAATGGACGTACTAGATGGTGTTACAAAAAAAACAATGGATCTTGTTAGTTAGTTACAGCTTTTTATAAGTAttaacaagtggaccccactcattcTGTGGGTCTTTGGGTGGCGGTCATGATTGGCTATGTTGTGGTTCACTTGctgattggatgggcctgatttttggagggtaTACACACCTTATGGTTGAATTACGGCCTTttggatgggaacggattggctactcggtgctctgtgggctccaccatgatgtatgtgattcatccatttttacagatcattttagggcttgatgccaaaaatgataggaatataaatctcaggtggaccacaccacaggaaaaaaaaatagtgttggatatccaccattaaaatcctcctaaggctcgctg contains:
- the LOC131229310 gene encoding probable beta-D-xylosidase 5; translation: MKKHLLQALFLSMLFINPHPTCQYACDNQTIDTSTFPFCNTSLPLADRAKDLVSHLSLQEKVEQLVNKATGVSRLGVPAYEWWSEALHGVSNTGPGVRFNATVPGATSFPAVILTGATFNSSLWYEMGRVVSTEARAMYNVGLAGLTYWSPNVNVFRDPRWGRGQETPGEDPLVVAKYAVSYVKGLQEMDGDEGAAVGRDLKVSSCCKHYTAYDVDNWKGIDRFHFDAKVTLQDLEDTYQPPFKSCVMEGHVSSVMCSYNRINGIPACADMDLLKGVVRGQWGLDGYIVSDCDSIDVFFNAINYTATPEDAVAVALKAGLDMNCGTYLGKYTENAVKLGKVDESVVDQALINNYIVLMRLGFFDGDPTQLPYGKLGPTDVCTEDHQRLSLDAALQGIVLLENDGTLPWSTKDIKSIAVIGPNANATQVMISNYAGVPCKYTSPFQGLLTYSPGATYQPGCSNVRCSDGSLIDAATNAAAAADAVVLVVGLDQSVEAEGLDRVNLTLPGLQEKLVMDVARAAGGPVVLVIMSAGPIDVSFALNESKIGGVLWVGYPGQLGGEAIAQVIFGDYNPGGRTPVTWHLQQFVDTVPMTDMNMRPNTSTSFPGRTYRFYNGPSIYGFGHGLSYTTFSKFIISAPSTIFINLKPSVTWAPRNIHAVHWAAAARVINVSDVDCDGLEFDVTIGVKNNGDRNGTHVVLLFWKPPTSSDVSGPPKQQLIGFDRVQVGTNEVAGMQFTVDVCRDMNVVDGDGKRKLILGHHTLVVGSTSERPVKHMINVRMFEEEKALSSV